One part of the Excalfactoria chinensis isolate bCotChi1 chromosome 8, bCotChi1.hap2, whole genome shotgun sequence genome encodes these proteins:
- the METTL18 gene encoding histidine protein methyltransferase 1 homolog has translation MRMDFRFNFFPDEDESKEPSAHSETQPCSATRQDERPAVKRDCIKAAKEHRIPADGSEVLHNKVLQTASGLYYVNMAVVELTCRDGAHGEDIVSKSVSSHSDLIPGVYEGGLKIWECTYDLMEFLAEAEIQFANKRVLDLGCGAGLLGIVALKGNAAEVHFQDYNSTVIEEITMPNVVANCISGGNEADSKEDRKNVKPPSKRRKELEPLPDGLTRCRFFSGGWSEVSQLLLDSKPCSKYDLILTSETIYNPDYYGALHDTLAQLLAKDGRVYLASKVHYFGVGGGIYLFEKYLEERKVFRSSTVKEVEDGLKRYILEIAFQDSA, from the coding sequence ATGAGGATGGATTTTCGATTTAATTTTTTCCCCGATGAAGATGAAAGCAAAGAGCCCAGCGCTCACAGCGAGACGCAGCCGTGCTCTGCAACACGGCAAGACGAGAGACCGGCGGTGAAACGAGACTGCATCAAAGCCGCCAAGGAGCACCGCATCCCTGCGGACGGCAGCGAGGTGCTGCACAACAAGGTGCTGCAAACAGCATCGGGGCTGTACTACGTGAACATGGCTGTGGTGGAGCTGACGTGCCGGGATGGAGCCCACGGGGAAGATATCGTGTCAAAAAGCGTTTCTTCGCACTCTGATCTCATCCCTGGAGTCTACGAGGGAGGGCTGAAAATCTGGGAGTGCACCTACGACCTCATGGAGTTCCTCGCAGAGGCCGAAATCCAGTTTGCCAACAAGAGGGTGCTGGATCTTGGGTGcggggctgggctgctgggaaTAGTGGCCTTGAAGGGAAACGCTGCAGAAGTGCACTTTCAGGACTACAACAGCACGGTGATTGAGGAAATAACCATGCCTAACGTGGTGGCTAACTGTATCAGTGGTGGCAATGAGGCTGACAGCAAAGAGGATAGAAAGAACGTTAAGCCTCCTTCAAAGAGGCGCAAGGAATTGGAGCCCCTGCCTGATGGACTCACCAGGTGCAGGTTTTTCTCTGGAGGCTGGTCTGAAGTCAGCCAGCTCCTGCTCGACAGCAAGCCCTGTTCAAAATACGATCTAATTCTCACATCCGAGACCATCTATAACCCCGACTATTACGGTGCACTGCATGACACGCTGGCTCAGCTGTTGGCTAAAGATGGCCGTGTGTATTTGGCAAGCAAAGTGCATTATTTTGGGGTCGGTGGGGGCATTTACCTCTTTGAAAAATACCTTGAGGAGAGGAAGGTGTTTAGGAGCAGCACGGTGAAAGAAGTTGAGGACGGGCTGAAGCGCTATATCTTAGAAATAGCCTTTCAAGATTCCGCTTGA